In Isosphaera pallida ATCC 43644, the sequence GGTGTTCGCCGCGGAGGAACTCGCGGGCATTCTCCGCCAAGGGCATCACGAACAACTCGCGGCGAATGCCGTGGTTCATCAGGTTGCCTGAAAGGCCGACATGCGCCAGCACCCGGCGGACGACTTCACGACGGTTCCGAAAACCGACCCCCCATGACTTATGCTTGGCCGTCTTGTCGCAGTATTTCTCCGCATAATCGCGCAGCTGAGAATACGCGCCGTTCGTGAACTGGAACTCGCCCCAGCCACTCGTGAAGCCGACCGAGAACATCATCAATCTGTCAGCAAAGCGCAGACGGTTGTAAATGGAGGACCGGCCAAGTGCGGACGTTGTGGCAATCATCGCCAGGCGACCGTCGGCAGAATGGCCGCGGATCCATGATTCGCCGTGACTGTATTTCCGCCGAAACGCGTCCCGCACCTCGTCACTCCCGCACAGCATGGCAACCAGTTTGCCGCCCAAAAGCATGGAATACGGCGGAACCGAGCCAAGAATGAACGCCTCCATGACGTTTCGCAATCGCGTCTTGCGAGCGTCGAGGTTCCAGCCAATCCACTTGTCGCGAGCCCCAACACTGAAAACGGGATCACATAAGCCAAAGAGGCCAATCAGCTTTCCGTTGTGTGCGTCCTCAACCAAGAACCGAAGTCGGCGACCGTAACCCGAGGAGGTCGGGATGCTCCAGTGCAGGCTAGCGTAGCGGAACAGCAGCTCGTCTTCCGAATCGGGGAGGACTTCCACTAATCGTGGTGCAACCTTCGCGGGATCGATTTCGCTTCCCGACGCAATCCGTTGAAGCAGCCGGTCTTCATGGCGGCCAAGGCGTAACTGGGCCTTCTCGATTCGGTGTTG encodes:
- a CDS encoding Druantia anti-phage system protein DruA; translation: MATPSSEERAQLRELIENSLRRQGFCIRNGQIHLSENPSKDKMRRLHRLSVQHRIEKAQLRLGRHEDRLLQRIASGSEIDPAKVAPRLVEVLPDSEDELLFRYASLHWSIPTSSGYGRRLRFLVEDAHNGKLIGLFGLCDPVFSVGARDKWIGWNLDARKTRLRNVMEAFILGSVPPYSMLLGGKLVAMLCGSDEVRDAFRRKYSHGESWIRGHSADGRLAMIATTSALGRSSIYNRLRFADRLMMFSVGFTSGWGEFQFTNGAYSQLRDYAEKYCDKTAKHKSWGVGFRNRREVVRRVLAHVGLSGNLMNHGIRRELFVMPLAENAREFLRGEHQQLMGFHQPADELAAFFLRRWLVPRAERCPEFAGYSSESFRLWRK